From the Sebastes fasciatus isolate fSebFas1 chromosome 9, fSebFas1.pri, whole genome shotgun sequence genome, the window acgttATACGCAAActttgacaggtagctcgtaattaagtttcactagtgaactttattacatataactgcgagcgtcaatgcctgtgctgaaagtgtcagtaatcaagttaatattttcatttacatccaggacaactgacccggttttctcggctcattttatctaaactaatcagccgttcctctcaatatgagtgacaggaaaacATAGGAACAAGTtatccgatagaagttcagacaaaacgtcgctgtgcagcgccgtgttgctcgcggccagttaggacactccaatagaaaacaatgtaatcaagcccaagtacatgtcctagtggtttcctaaatgcaaaactatcactgtttgtgctttattttgcattgcagtgttaagtccttccattaccaaactgtatgacttaattttacttatagcttagctgttatttcagtttagtttttttgtcaggagagaattcaacTGAGGGGGCaaagtgacctttttggacgggcctggacccccatggcccgCCTGTAACGCCGACGCTGACGCggaaagtgtaacaaaatacaaaatatgaaccatttaaatagaaggaagtataaaaataggagcagtatatacagtattaacaataaacagactattaacaaaattgcacaagtggaaaatgatattgcacagtgagaatgaatgaatgaatgaaattccacctgaaaatatcaggttattgtcagttttttggtgtgtaagggtaagtggtctactgggagcagtgctggttgtggagtctgacagctgcaggaagaaaggacctgcgatagctcCTTgaaacacttaaactgatttttctACTGCATGAGAGAGATTTGTTtgtatgtgattttttttactcaagtactgtacaattCTGAGGTTCTtgaactttacttgagtatttccatgttctgctactttctacttctactccactacatctcagagggaaatatagtactttttactgcactacatttatctgacagctttagttactttagatcaggggtcagcaacctttactatcaaaagaaacattttaggaaaaagcaaaaaaaaacaaatctgtctggagccgcaaaacatgtgatcattgtgatgaaggtaacacagtttatagtttaagtatatagtatataagtctaatgcagtgagggccaaagtgcaaatgtgcgacagagtattagggccacattgagagaaaaaaaatcggagattgcCAGAATAAAGTTagaactttacaagaataaagtcataactttaagaggaaaaagtcgtaatattttgagaataaagtcataactttacgagaaaaatcgtaaaattacgagaataaagtcattacttaaggagaaaaaaagtcgtaaaattacgagaatagtcataactttacgagaaaaaaagaaatagcacgtaaaattactactttacaatattatgacttcattctcataatattacattacTGAATGAAACACGACCTCGTTGATGTTGATTTAATGTGTCACCAGCTAAAAGGTTTCGTAGAGACCCTGAACGCACCACCAGCTATTCAGACACAAATCTTTTATTCAACTTTCCCCAAAGAAACAAGCtcataaaaacagaaaacaaacaccTGTGATGTCACAGCGAGCTGGCGTGAAGCCGGCTGAAATGCTTTAAAGCCAACAGAGTTATGAGCTGTGATTGAAGCTTCAGATGCAGGAAGTGAGGAGCTCGGGATGAACAGGAAGAGGCGGGGTCTCTGGTGAAGAGGCGGAGTCTCAGAGGAAGGTGTCACACCAGTCCCTCAGACACTGTTCGCAGGCACTGGCCTGATGGGGGCTCGCGTCGCTGGCGTCCATCAGCCACTCGGTGAACATCTCACGGTCTTTCTTTAGCAGCAGGAACTTACCCAGAACTACGCAGGTctggaaacacacagaaaatacattcataacacacagtaaaaacattacaatcacagaaaacatgaaaaaacacatgaaaaatatctgaaaaaacacccagaaaatacattaaaaaaattaaaagaaaaaaaaaatcaaacagaaaacatgacaaaatacatgaaaaaacagaaaatacatgaaaaaacacgtagaaaatatatatataataaaaacacgcagaaaatacatataaaaaaacacgcagaaaatacatttaaaacactaaaaaacacagaaaaaaaccctcttaaaaacaaaccacacaaaaaaatgaatgaaaaacacaTATTAAATTCTGAAAAGTTTGACATTCAAGTTTACAATAAAAGTTATTAAACTGAATTAAATTTGAATTTATAAAAA encodes:
- the LOC141774525 gene encoding barrier-to-autointegration factor-like yields the protein METTYQQHVNFLVEPMGNMSVTSLPGIGEVQGQNLEQQGFDKTCVVLGKFLLLKKDREMFTEWLMDASDASPHQASACEQCLRDWCDTFL